In the Chroococcidiopsis sp. SAG 2025 genome, one interval contains:
- a CDS encoding HAD-IA family hydrolase has translation MLAAILYDLDGTIVNTDPLHFRIWQALLKEHGIEIDEEFYKNRMSGRLNPFIVRDLFPEFSSEEVIKFSDRKEAEFRELAAELTPIPGLLEVIAWADERGIKQAVVTNAPPENAKHMLSVLNLEHRFERVFVSQEIGMAKPDPGPYLYALAYFGLNAQQALVFEDSPSGIRSAVGAGIPTVGIASSQTPDELDNLGVMLAIPDFTDSQLWGLLGDR, from the coding sequence ATGCTAGCAGCGATTCTCTACGATCTCGACGGTACGATTGTCAATACCGATCCACTGCACTTTCGCATATGGCAAGCACTCTTGAAAGAGCATGGTATAGAGATCGATGAAGAGTTCTATAAAAATCGCATGAGTGGCAGGCTGAATCCATTTATCGTGCGAGATTTATTTCCAGAATTCTCTTCAGAAGAGGTGATAAAATTTAGCGATCGCAAAGAAGCAGAGTTTCGAGAACTAGCAGCGGAATTGACACCAATACCAGGACTGTTAGAAGTGATTGCTTGGGCTGATGAAAGGGGAATCAAACAAGCCGTAGTCACAAATGCTCCTCCAGAAAACGCTAAGCACATGTTGAGCGTTTTGAACTTAGAACACAGATTCGAGCGGGTGTTTGTCTCGCAAGAAATCGGCATGGCAAAACCCGATCCTGGACCCTATCTCTACGCACTGGCTTACTTTGGCTTAAATGCTCAGCAAGCGCTTGTATTTGAAGATTCTCCCTCGGGAATTCGTTCAGCCGTGGGTGCAGGAATACCCACAGTAGGCATTGCCTCTTCTCAGACACCAGACGAGCTTGACAATCTAGGTGTAATGCTAGCTATTCCTGATTTTACCGACTCCCAACTTTGGGGACTATTGGGCGACAGATAA
- a CDS encoding ABC transporter permease has protein sequence MLEYRAELFLWALSGSLPLILMGVWTQAAQSGQFGLSPIDFARYFLTVFLIRQFTVVWVIWEFEKEVVEGRLSPRLLQPLDPVWHHVFSHISERFARLPFAIALVGLFFFLYPQAFWIPSLGSSILFIIAVLLAFALRFLIQYTFALFAFWTERANAIENFWFLFYLFFSGLIAPLETFPPIVRDIVLWTPFPYLIHFPTSLIVGLPENVGRGFLITVGWCALFFGLNRWLWRRGLKQYSGMGA, from the coding sequence CTGATCTTAATGGGGGTATGGACGCAAGCAGCCCAAAGCGGACAATTCGGCTTATCGCCTATAGACTTTGCCCGTTACTTCCTCACGGTATTTCTGATCCGACAGTTTACTGTGGTCTGGGTCATTTGGGAATTTGAGAAAGAAGTCGTCGAGGGACGGCTATCTCCCCGCTTGCTTCAACCTTTAGATCCGGTATGGCATCATGTATTTTCTCATATTTCTGAAAGATTTGCTCGCTTACCATTTGCGATCGCCCTTGTCGGTTTGTTTTTCTTCCTCTATCCCCAAGCGTTTTGGATACCGAGTTTAGGTAGTTCGATCTTATTTATAATTGCCGTTCTGCTGGCTTTTGCGCTGCGGTTTCTGATCCAATATACTTTTGCTTTGTTTGCTTTTTGGACGGAAAGAGCAAATGCAATTGAAAATTTCTGGTTTCTATTTTACCTGTTTTTCTCGGGACTAATTGCACCTTTAGAGACCTTTCCGCCAATTGTGCGCGATATTGTTCTATGGACTCCTTTTCCCTATCTGATTCATTTTCCTACTTCCTTAATCGTGGGTTTACCAGAAAATGTAGGGCGGGGTTTTTTAATTACAGTAGGTTGGTGCGCGCTATTTTTCGGCTTAAATCGTTGGCTGTGGCGACGGGGGTTAAAGCAGTATTCTGGGATGGGGGCTTAA